One window from the genome of Pseudomonas fluorescens encodes:
- a CDS encoding helix-turn-helix transcriptional regulator — protein sequence MLKPISSQLLNLIQEVENNIPGKSHEEYTEILGWIFSKLGLEKFAYVHLEPMPFDNSKVSIHSNYPAEWVDTYRKNSLYKSDPVMANTAITAMPFFWDEIPQEIDNNPEIFDQSASYGIKQGFTVPIHEPGRSFGSVHLSSEENDPDFPTIVRENIFIIQTLSFIANQHRPVETVVESTLKLSPREIEFLRWLALGKNYKEIGLIMNITERTVKFHAKQMTEKMDCTNVKQAMFKAAQLNLI from the coding sequence ATGCTCAAGCCCATTTCAAGCCAACTGCTCAATTTAATTCAAGAGGTGGAGAATAATATTCCAGGAAAAAGCCACGAAGAGTACACCGAGATACTAGGCTGGATATTCTCGAAACTCGGGCTTGAAAAATTTGCTTATGTTCACTTGGAGCCCATGCCCTTCGACAATTCAAAAGTCTCCATCCACAGCAACTATCCCGCCGAATGGGTGGACACCTACCGCAAGAACTCACTGTACAAATCAGACCCTGTGATGGCCAACACAGCCATTACCGCCATGCCTTTTTTCTGGGATGAAATCCCACAAGAAATCGACAATAATCCGGAAATATTCGATCAATCCGCATCCTATGGCATCAAGCAAGGGTTCACTGTTCCGATTCATGAGCCCGGCAGATCGTTTGGCTCCGTTCACCTATCTTCGGAAGAAAACGATCCCGATTTCCCAACTATTGTCAGGGAGAATATATTCATTATTCAAACGCTCAGCTTCATCGCCAACCAGCACCGCCCGGTTGAGACCGTTGTCGAGAGTACACTCAAGCTATCACCCAGGGAAATTGAATTCCTGCGTTGGCTTGCGCTTGGCAAAAACTATAAGGAGATCGGTTTGATCATGAATATCACCGAGCGAACAGTGAAATTTCATGCCAAGCAAATGACTGAAAAAATGGACTGCACCAATGTCAAGCAAGCCATGTTCAAAGCGGCGCAGTTGAACCTCATCTAA
- a CDS encoding nitrous oxide reductase family maturation protein NosD, with protein sequence MTGKKPQHARQPVIALLLCLLPGGAFGAPQPITDLPLQAGGDQQWRLPAGQYRGSFSIDQPMTLTCAPDAIFQGRGEGNGLIIRAPNVQVQGCTFLDWGHDLTAMNAAVFIQPGAKGAVVRGSRMQGQGFGIWVDGTRDVSLIDNRIQGDPSLRSQDRGNGIHLYAVHGARVIGNQVRETRDGIYIDTSSGNLLQGNVLEDLRYGVHYMFANDNRLLDNVTRRTRTGYALMQSRQLTVIGNRSEQDQNYGILMNYITYSTLRDNFVSDVRDGSTGDTMITGAEGKALFIYNSLFNRIEGNHFERSAVGIHLTAGSEDNRIAGNAFVHNQRQVKYVATRLQEWSADGRGNYWSDYLGWDRNGDGLGDVAYEPNDNVDRLLWLYPQVRLLMNSPGIELLRWVQRAFPVMKSPGVMDSHPLMETPVQPPPRNSAEEDAS encoded by the coding sequence ATGACCGGGAAAAAGCCGCAACACGCCCGCCAACCGGTCATTGCGCTGCTGCTTTGCCTGTTACCGGGCGGCGCGTTCGGCGCGCCGCAGCCGATCACCGATTTACCTCTGCAGGCCGGAGGCGACCAGCAATGGCGCCTGCCTGCGGGCCAGTACCGGGGCTCGTTCAGCATCGACCAACCCATGACCCTTACCTGTGCGCCGGATGCGATATTCCAGGGGCGGGGCGAGGGCAATGGGTTGATCATTCGCGCCCCGAACGTCCAGGTCCAGGGCTGTACCTTCCTGGACTGGGGCCACGACCTCACGGCCATGAATGCCGCCGTGTTCATCCAGCCTGGGGCAAAAGGCGCCGTGGTGCGCGGGAGCCGGATGCAGGGCCAAGGCTTCGGTATCTGGGTCGATGGCACGCGGGACGTCAGCCTGATCGACAACCGCATCCAGGGCGACCCCAGCCTGCGCTCCCAGGACCGGGGCAACGGCATCCATCTCTATGCCGTGCACGGTGCCCGGGTCATCGGCAATCAGGTGCGCGAAACCCGCGATGGCATTTACATCGATACCTCCAGCGGCAACCTGCTCCAGGGCAATGTCCTGGAAGATTTGCGCTACGGCGTGCATTACATGTTCGCCAACGATAACCGCCTGCTGGACAACGTCACCCGGCGTACCCGCACCGGTTATGCCTTGATGCAAAGCCGCCAGCTGACGGTCATCGGCAATCGCTCCGAACAGGACCAGAACTACGGGATCCTGATGAACTACATCACCTATTCCACCCTGCGTGACAACTTCGTCAGCGACGTGCGCGACGGGTCCACCGGCGACACCATGATCACCGGCGCCGAGGGCAAGGCCCTGTTCATTTACAACTCGTTGTTCAACCGCATCGAAGGCAATCATTTCGAGCGCAGCGCCGTGGGCATCCATCTGACGGCCGGCTCCGAGGACAACCGCATCGCCGGCAATGCCTTCGTCCACAACCAGCGCCAGGTCAAATACGTGGCCACGCGGTTGCAGGAGTGGTCGGCGGACGGGCGCGGCAATTACTGGAGCGACTACCTGGGTTGGGATCGCAACGGCGACGGCCTGGGCGATGTGGCCTATGAACCCAACGACAACGTGGATCGCCTGCTGTGGCTGTATCCCCAGGTGCGGCTGTTGATGAACAGTCCGGGAATCGAACTGCTGCGCTGGGTACAGCGGGCTTTCCCGGTGATGAAATCCCCCGGGGTGATGGACAGTCATCCGCTGATGGAAACCCCTGTCCAGCCCCCGCCACGCAACAGTGCCGAGGAGGACGCGTCTTGA
- a CDS encoding LysE family translocator — translation MNYIAFSLLTVLLVPGPTNSLLLQAGVSRGFNTRSMRFVAAEWLAYVIQMTMWGVFIDLLMTDHSWVVIATKIFAVCFLFYISLKLWFSVKEHAPGARAGITVPDLFVATLTNPKGLFFVSFVAPAGTFLSLENWLSFILLFTAIIFPVGLVWIAAGAFCGRKFHAIVSGRFLNRAISLVIGLFACGMLFNIASQVNFV, via the coding sequence ATGAATTATATTGCGTTTTCGTTGTTGACCGTATTGTTGGTTCCGGGACCGACGAATTCATTGTTGTTGCAGGCGGGTGTCAGTAGAGGGTTCAACACGCGTTCGATGCGCTTCGTTGCAGCTGAATGGTTGGCATACGTTATTCAGATGACGATGTGGGGAGTGTTCATTGACTTGCTGATGACCGATCACTCGTGGGTGGTGATCGCTACCAAGATCTTTGCTGTGTGTTTTCTATTTTATATTTCCTTGAAGCTTTGGTTCTCGGTCAAAGAGCATGCGCCTGGTGCAAGGGCGGGTATTACCGTTCCGGATTTGTTTGTGGCAACACTGACAAATCCCAAGGGGTTGTTTTTTGTTTCCTTCGTTGCGCCGGCGGGCACATTCCTGTCGCTGGAGAATTGGCTGTCATTCATTCTGCTATTTACAGCCATTATTTTTCCGGTAGGGCTTGTGTGGATCGCAGCGGGCGCTTTTTGTGGTCGAAAATTTCACGCGATTGTATCTGGACGATTTTTAAATCGAGCCATTTCCCTGGTGATTGGGTTGTTCGCCTGTGGCATGCTTTTCAATATCGCATCCCAGGTGAATTTCGTCTGA
- the nosR gene encoding transcriptional regulator NosR has product MLHPSRSWLPGLFVLLLILAGIAQAKDYGDIPQQRIHHVLNQTDSISEPEGSFKVRKLSAAGKVVGYVFQSLDVVDIPAYSGKPINVQVILDPAGVILDAYVLEHHEPILLIGIAEEKLHAFSARYSGIKVNQRVVVGHSSDPNAVTVDAIAGATVTAMVVNEVIMRAAHDVAVSLGLVKSDAGLAVAPARVRADIYEPADWKTLTGNGAIRRLHLTRGQVDASFKGTEAEQVETASGDQANDTFIDLYTTHLNPPTIGRNLLGEAQYRTLMAELKPGEQAIAVMGSGRYSFKGSGYVRGGIFDRVQLRQSGDTISFRDLDFQRLDDVALDDMPDFDEMAIFIIRASHRFDPGSPWNLELLVRRQTGPVSGTFSSFELAYQLPEPYLERPLPTAEQLAAAEEASRPMWLTLWYQKGVEISVLGTALLVLTAILFFQDSLARRPKLLHWVRRGYLLFTVVFLGGYGLAQLSVVNVLTFVHALFEGFRWELFLTDPLIFILWVFTAGSILLWGRGVFCGWLCPFGALQELINELARKLKVPQYELPFAVHERLWAIKYIILLVLFGVSLESMATAERLAEVEPFKTAITLKFDRQWWFVAYAVGLLLINLFTRKVYCRYVCPLGAALAMPTRLRLFDWLKRRKECGNPCQLCAKECEIQAIHPDGRINANECHYCLDCQMTWHNENKCPPLINKRKKRGRATVTDAQLIPVVQVNPAP; this is encoded by the coding sequence ATGTTGCACCCATCCCGCTCCTGGCTTCCCGGGCTGTTCGTTCTCCTGCTGATACTCGCCGGAATCGCCCAGGCCAAGGACTACGGTGACATCCCGCAACAGCGTATCCACCACGTCCTGAACCAGACCGACTCGATCTCCGAGCCCGAAGGCTCCTTCAAGGTTCGCAAACTGTCCGCCGCCGGCAAGGTCGTGGGCTATGTGTTCCAGAGCCTGGATGTGGTGGACATTCCCGCTTATTCCGGCAAGCCGATCAATGTCCAGGTCATTCTCGATCCCGCTGGCGTGATCCTCGACGCCTATGTGCTGGAACACCACGAACCGATTCTGCTGATCGGCATCGCCGAAGAAAAACTCCACGCGTTCAGTGCGCGCTACAGCGGCATCAAGGTCAACCAGCGGGTGGTGGTGGGCCATTCCAGCGACCCGAATGCGGTGACTGTCGATGCGATCGCCGGCGCGACCGTGACGGCGATGGTGGTCAACGAAGTGATCATGCGCGCCGCCCACGATGTTGCGGTGTCCCTGGGCCTGGTCAAGAGTGATGCAGGGTTGGCCGTGGCGCCGGCGCGCGTGCGCGCGGATATCTACGAGCCCGCCGACTGGAAGACCCTGACCGGCAACGGCGCTATTCGTCGCCTGCACCTCACCCGCGGCCAGGTCGATGCGTCCTTCAAGGGCACTGAAGCCGAGCAGGTCGAAACCGCCAGCGGCGACCAAGCCAACGACACCTTCATCGACCTCTACACCACCCACCTCAACCCTCCCACCATTGGCCGCAACCTGCTGGGCGAGGCGCAATACCGCACGCTGATGGCCGAGCTCAAGCCGGGCGAACAGGCCATCGCAGTGATGGGCAGCGGGCGTTATTCCTTCAAGGGCTCGGGATACGTGCGTGGCGGTATTTTCGACCGGGTGCAGTTGCGCCAATCGGGCGACACCATCAGCTTTCGCGACCTGGATTTCCAGCGCCTCGATGATGTGGCCCTCGACGACATGCCGGACTTCGATGAAATGGCGATTTTCATCATCCGCGCCTCCCACCGTTTCGACCCCGGCTCGCCCTGGAACCTGGAGCTGCTGGTGCGCCGCCAGACCGGCCCGGTCAGCGGTACCTTCAGCAGCTTCGAGTTGGCCTATCAATTGCCCGAACCGTACCTGGAACGGCCATTGCCCACCGCCGAGCAACTGGCAGCCGCCGAGGAGGCCAGCCGGCCGATGTGGCTGACGCTCTGGTACCAGAAAGGTGTCGAAATCAGCGTGCTTGGCACAGCCTTGCTGGTGCTGACGGCCATCCTGTTTTTCCAGGACTCACTGGCCCGGCGGCCCAAGCTGCTGCACTGGGTTCGCCGCGGTTACCTGCTGTTCACCGTGGTGTTCCTGGGGGGCTATGGGCTGGCGCAGTTGTCGGTGGTCAATGTACTGACCTTCGTCCACGCACTGTTCGAAGGCTTTCGCTGGGAGCTGTTCCTCACCGATCCACTGATCTTCATTCTCTGGGTGTTCACCGCCGGCAGCATCCTGTTGTGGGGACGCGGGGTGTTCTGCGGCTGGCTGTGTCCGTTCGGCGCGTTGCAGGAGTTGATCAACGAACTGGCGCGCAAGCTCAAGGTGCCCCAATACGAGCTGCCGTTCGCCGTTCATGAGCGACTGTGGGCGATCAAATACATCATTTTGCTGGTGCTGTTTGGCGTCTCGCTGGAGTCGATGGCCACCGCCGAGCGACTGGCCGAAGTGGAGCCGTTCAAGACCGCCATCACCCTCAAGTTCGACCGCCAGTGGTGGTTCGTGGCCTACGCAGTGGGCCTGCTGCTGATCAACCTGTTTACCCGCAAAGTCTATTGCCGCTACGTCTGCCCGCTGGGCGCGGCCCTGGCGATGCCGACCCGGTTGCGGCTGTTCGACTGGCTCAAGCGCCGCAAGGAGTGTGGCAACCCCTGCCAACTGTGCGCCAAGGAATGCGAGATCCAGGCGATTCATCCCGATGGCCGGATCAATGCCAACGAATGCCATTACTGCCTCGACTGCCAGATGACCTGGCACAACGAAAACAAATGCCCGCCGCTGATCAACAAGCGCAAGAAACGCGGCAGGGCGACCGTGACCGATGCGCAACTGATTCCCGTGGTGCAGGTGAACCCGGCGCCTTGA
- a CDS encoding ABC transporter ATP-binding protein, whose amino-acid sequence MNVVEIEGVSQRYGDVAVLRGLDLNLAQGEVLGLFGHNGAGKTTTMKLILGLLRASEGEVRVFGRAPSDPSVRQMLGYLPENVMFYPQLSGLETLRHFARLKGAAPEQVARLLEEVGLAGAATRRVKTYSKGMRQRLGLAQALLGQPRLLLLDEPTVGLDPIATQDLYQLLDRLRWQGTSIILCSHVLPGVEAHINRAAILTQGRLLALGSLARLREDAGLPTLIRASGLSRADWLRQHWRSEGHATQGWGAEGVQVSAPDGSKLKLLRQLLAQDDPSDVEIKPPSLEDLYRHYMLRAAAEEASL is encoded by the coding sequence TTGAACGTCGTCGAGATCGAAGGGGTCAGCCAGCGCTATGGTGATGTCGCCGTGCTGCGCGGGCTGGACTTGAACCTGGCCCAGGGCGAGGTGCTCGGGCTGTTCGGGCACAACGGCGCGGGCAAGACCACCACCATGAAGTTGATCCTAGGTTTGCTGCGGGCCAGCGAGGGCGAGGTTCGTGTCTTCGGTCGCGCGCCCAGCGACCCGAGCGTGCGGCAGATGCTCGGTTACCTGCCCGAGAACGTCATGTTTTACCCGCAATTGAGCGGGTTGGAAACCTTGCGCCATTTTGCCCGGCTCAAAGGTGCTGCCCCGGAGCAAGTGGCGCGTTTGCTGGAAGAGGTCGGGCTGGCGGGTGCCGCGACACGGCGCGTGAAAACGTATTCCAAGGGCATGCGCCAGCGTCTCGGTCTGGCCCAGGCGCTGCTCGGCCAACCGCGCCTGTTATTGCTGGACGAACCGACCGTGGGCCTGGACCCCATCGCCACCCAGGACCTCTATCAACTGCTCGACCGCCTGCGTTGGCAGGGCACCAGCATCATCCTCTGCTCCCACGTCTTGCCTGGCGTGGAAGCTCACATCAACCGCGCCGCGATTCTCACCCAGGGGCGTCTGTTGGCCTTGGGCAGCCTGGCCCGGCTGCGGGAGGACGCCGGGTTGCCGACGCTGATCCGTGCCTCGGGCCTGTCGCGGGCCGACTGGCTTCGCCAGCATTGGCGCAGTGAAGGGCACGCCACCCAAGGGTGGGGCGCCGAAGGGGTGCAAGTGTCCGCGCCGGACGGCAGCAAACTTAAACTGCTACGTCAGTTACTGGCCCAGGATGACCCGTCGGATGTCGAGATCAAGCCGCCGTCGCTGGAGGATTTGTACCGGCATTACATGCTCCGTGCCGCAGCCGAGGAGGCCAGCCTATGA
- a CDS encoding excinuclease ABC subunit UvrA codes for MPASSGPATVSSLPHATGFVRVRGAREHNLKNVDVDIPRDALVVFTGVSGSGKSSLAFSTLYAEAQRRYFESVAPYARRLIDQVGVPDVDSIEGLPPAVALQQQRGTPSARSSVGSVTTLSSLIRMLYSRAGSYPADQPMLYAEDFSPNTPQGACQECHGLGRVYEVTEASMVPDPSLTIRERAVAAWPMAWQGQNLRDILVTLGYDVDIPWRDLPKKQRDWILFTEETPTVPVYAGLTPAQTRAALKRKLEPSYQGTFSGARRYLLHTFMHSQSAQMRKRVAQYMRASPCPVCEGKRLKRQALTVTFAGLDIAELSHLPLLELAEVLKQVLAPDYLAQAEETGEVLSHRQTREAREQRAARGDNPHAGGPDARHTPNLSLEKRLAAQRIAAELLERIVTLIDLGLGYLALERSTPTLSSGELQRLRLATQLNSQLFGVIYVLDEPSAGLHPADSEALFGALQRLKAAGNSVFVVEHDLDTMRRADWLIDVGPDAGEQGGKVLYSGPPAGLGQVPESRTRAYLFGEGNTAIRSPRAPKDWLRLEGITRNNLDNLNAAFPLGCFTAVTGISGSGKSSLVSQALLDLVGAHLGQASPNAEPDEQSLEDEPVQTSVGRVVAGLDAVKRLVQVDQKPIGRTPRSNLATYTGLFDHVRKLFAATEQAQALGFDAGRFSFNVAKGRCETCEGEGFVSVELLFMPSVYAPCPTCHGARYNPQTLEVRWQGLDISQVLQLTVNQALEVFAEQAAARRSLQVLQDIGLGYLRLGQPATELSGGEAQRIKLATELQRKARGATLYVLDEPTNGLHPQDVDRLLVQLNRLVEEGHTVVVVEHDMRVVAQSDWVIDIGPGAGTQGGNVVVCGAPETVTKCQESRTAAFLKRALHGEK; via the coding sequence ATGCCCGCAAGCTCCGGCCCCGCCACCGTCTCTTCATTGCCGCACGCCACCGGTTTCGTCCGGGTGCGTGGCGCCCGTGAACACAACCTCAAGAATGTCGACGTGGACATCCCTCGCGATGCCCTGGTGGTATTCACTGGCGTGTCGGGTTCCGGCAAGTCGTCGCTGGCCTTCTCCACGCTCTATGCCGAAGCCCAGCGTCGTTACTTCGAATCCGTCGCGCCTTATGCGCGGCGCCTGATCGACCAGGTGGGCGTACCGGACGTGGACAGCATCGAGGGCCTGCCGCCGGCAGTCGCCTTGCAGCAACAACGCGGTACCCCCAGCGCACGTTCATCCGTGGGCAGCGTCACCACCTTGTCGAGCCTGATTCGCATGCTTTACTCCCGCGCCGGCAGCTACCCGGCCGACCAACCCATGCTCTACGCCGAGGACTTCTCGCCCAACACGCCCCAGGGCGCCTGCCAGGAATGCCACGGCCTGGGCCGGGTCTATGAAGTGACCGAAGCCTCCATGGTGCCAGACCCATCTCTGACCATCCGCGAACGCGCCGTGGCTGCCTGGCCCATGGCTTGGCAAGGCCAGAACCTGCGGGACATCCTGGTGACCCTGGGGTATGACGTCGACATCCCGTGGCGCGACCTGCCGAAAAAGCAAAGGGACTGGATTCTCTTCACCGAAGAAACTCCCACCGTTCCCGTCTACGCCGGACTGACGCCGGCCCAGACCCGCGCCGCCCTCAAGCGCAAGCTCGAACCCAGTTACCAAGGCACGTTCAGCGGCGCCCGGCGCTACCTGCTGCACACCTTCATGCATTCCCAAAGTGCCCAGATGCGCAAACGCGTGGCGCAATACATGCGCGCCAGCCCGTGCCCGGTGTGCGAGGGCAAACGCCTCAAGCGCCAGGCGCTGACCGTGACCTTTGCCGGCCTGGACATCGCCGAGCTGTCGCACCTGCCGCTGCTCGAACTGGCCGAGGTGCTCAAGCAGGTCCTGGCGCCCGACTACCTTGCACAGGCCGAAGAAACGGGAGAAGTCCTCAGTCATCGGCAAACCCGCGAGGCCCGTGAGCAGCGCGCCGCCAGGGGCGACAATCCCCATGCGGGCGGGCCCGACGCCCGCCACACACCCAACCTCTCCCTGGAGAAACGGCTGGCTGCCCAACGCATCGCCGCCGAGTTGCTGGAGCGGATCGTCACGCTGATCGACCTGGGCCTTGGCTACCTCGCCCTGGAACGCAGCACGCCGACGCTTTCGTCCGGCGAATTGCAACGCCTGCGCCTGGCGACCCAGCTCAATTCCCAGTTGTTCGGCGTGATCTATGTGCTGGACGAACCCTCCGCCGGCCTTCACCCGGCCGACAGCGAAGCATTGTTTGGCGCCCTGCAACGCCTCAAGGCAGCGGGCAACTCTGTGTTTGTGGTCGAACATGACCTCGATACCATGCGCCGCGCCGACTGGCTCATCGACGTGGGCCCGGACGCAGGTGAACAAGGCGGCAAAGTCCTCTACAGCGGTCCGCCGGCAGGCCTTGGCCAGGTGCCGGAATCACGCACCCGTGCCTATCTTTTTGGCGAAGGAAACACTGCGATACGCAGTCCACGAGCACCCAAAGATTGGCTGCGCCTGGAAGGCATCACCCGCAACAACCTCGACAACCTGAACGCGGCCTTCCCGTTGGGCTGCTTCACCGCCGTCACCGGCATCTCTGGCTCAGGCAAATCCAGCCTCGTCAGCCAAGCCCTGCTGGATCTGGTCGGCGCGCACCTGGGCCAGGCCAGCCCCAACGCCGAACCCGACGAGCAAAGCCTGGAAGACGAACCCGTGCAAACCAGTGTCGGGCGCGTTGTTGCCGGGCTCGATGCGGTCAAGCGGTTGGTCCAAGTGGACCAGAAACCCATTGGCCGTACCCCGCGCTCCAACCTCGCCACTTACACCGGTTTGTTCGACCACGTGCGCAAACTGTTTGCCGCCACAGAACAGGCGCAGGCACTGGGATTCGATGCCGGGCGGTTTTCCTTCAACGTCGCCAAGGGGCGTTGCGAAACCTGCGAAGGTGAAGGCTTCGTCAGCGTGGAGTTGTTGTTCATGCCCAGCGTGTACGCCCCCTGCCCCACCTGCCACGGCGCCCGCTACAACCCACAGACCCTGGAAGTTCGCTGGCAGGGCCTGGACATTTCCCAGGTGTTGCAGCTGACCGTGAACCAGGCACTCGAGGTGTTTGCCGAACAAGCGGCGGCCAGGCGTTCGTTGCAAGTGCTGCAAGATATTGGACTGGGCTACCTGCGCCTGGGGCAACCGGCCACGGAGCTGTCCGGCGGCGAAGCCCAGCGGATCAAGCTGGCGACAGAACTGCAGCGCAAGGCCCGGGGCGCAACCTTGTATGTGTTGGATGAGCCGACCAATGGGCTGCATCCCCAGGACGTGGATCGCTTGCTGGTGCAGTTGAATCGCCTGGTGGAGGAAGGTCATACGGTGGTTGTGGTGGAACATGACATGCGAGTGGTAGCGCAGAGTGACTGGGTCATCGATATCGGCCCGGGGGCTGGCACCCAGGGCGGAAACGTGGTGGTTTGCGGGGCTCCGGAAACGGTGACGAAATGCCAGGAGAGTCGAACGGCAGCCTTCCTGAAAAGGGCTTTGCACGGTGAAAAATAA
- the nosZ gene encoding TAT-dependent nitrous-oxide reductase, producing the protein MSDKKDQTPDAVEEPRGVSRRSFLGTGAVTGAVLAGATALGAGTFTRESWAAAAKEAKSKIHVGPGELDEYYGFWSGGHQGEVRVLGVPSMRELMRIPVFNVDSATGWGLTNESKRILGDSAKYQNGDCHHPHISMTDGKYDGKYLFINDKANSRVARIRLDIMKCDKILTVPNVQAIHGLRLQKVPYTKYVFANAEFVIPHPNDGHTFDLQDKNSFTMFNAIDAEKMEMAFQVIVDGNLDNSDADYTGKYAASTCYNSEKAYDLGGMMRNERDWVVVFNIPRIEAAIKAGKFIHLDGSKVPVVDGRKTDGKDSEFTRYIPVPKNPHGLNTSSDGKYFIANGKLSPTVSMIAIDRLDDLFADRFKDPREVIVAEPELGLGPLHTTFDGRGNAYTTLFIDSQVVKWSMDEAIRAYKGEKVNYIKQKLDVQYQPGHNHASLTETSEADGKWLVVLCKFSKDRFLPTGPLHPENDQLIDISGEEMKLVHDGPAFAEPHDCILARRDQIKTQKIWNRNDPFFAGTVELAKKDGINLETDNKVIRDGNKVRVYMTSMAPAYGLTEFTVKQGNEVTVTITNIDQIEDVSHGFVMTNHGVSMEISPQQTSSITFTADKAGLHWYYCSWFCHALHMEMVGRMLVEKA; encoded by the coding sequence ATGAGCGACAAAAAAGACCAAACCCCTGACGCGGTAGAAGAACCCCGGGGTGTCAGCCGGCGCAGTTTTCTCGGCACCGGAGCGGTAACGGGGGCGGTGCTGGCCGGCGCGACGGCGCTGGGGGCCGGAACGTTCACCCGTGAGTCCTGGGCTGCGGCGGCCAAGGAAGCCAAGTCCAAGATCCACGTCGGCCCCGGTGAACTCGATGAGTATTACGGTTTCTGGAGTGGCGGCCATCAGGGCGAGGTGCGGGTGCTGGGCGTGCCATCGATGCGCGAGCTGATGCGCATCCCGGTGTTCAACGTCGATTCGGCCACCGGTTGGGGCCTGACCAACGAGAGCAAGCGCATCCTCGGTGACAGCGCCAAGTACCAGAATGGCGACTGCCACCACCCGCACATCTCCATGACCGACGGCAAATACGACGGCAAATACCTGTTCATCAACGACAAGGCCAACTCCCGGGTCGCGCGCATTCGCCTGGACATCATGAAGTGCGACAAGATCCTCACCGTGCCCAACGTGCAAGCCATCCACGGCTTGCGTCTGCAGAAGGTGCCCTACACCAAGTACGTGTTCGCCAACGCGGAGTTCGTGATCCCGCACCCCAATGACGGCCATACCTTCGACCTGCAAGACAAAAACAGCTTCACGATGTTCAACGCCATCGATGCCGAGAAGATGGAAATGGCGTTCCAGGTGATCGTCGACGGCAACCTGGATAACTCCGACGCCGACTACACCGGCAAGTACGCCGCCAGTACCTGCTACAACTCGGAGAAGGCCTATGACCTGGGCGGCATGATGCGCAACGAGCGCGACTGGGTGGTGGTGTTCAACATCCCACGGATCGAGGCGGCGATCAAGGCTGGCAAGTTCATCCACCTGGACGGCTCCAAGGTGCCGGTGGTCGATGGCCGCAAGACCGATGGCAAGGACTCCGAGTTTACCCGCTACATTCCCGTGCCGAAGAACCCCCACGGGCTCAATACCTCGTCGGACGGCAAATACTTCATCGCCAATGGCAAGCTGTCGCCCACGGTCTCGATGATCGCCATCGACCGCCTGGACGATTTGTTCGCCGACCGTTTCAAGGACCCGCGCGAAGTGATCGTCGCCGAACCGGAACTGGGACTGGGGCCGTTGCACACCACCTTCGACGGGCGCGGCAACGCCTACACCACCTTGTTCATCGACAGCCAGGTGGTGAAGTGGAGCATGGACGAGGCCATTCGCGCCTACAAGGGCGAGAAGGTCAATTACATCAAGCAGAAACTCGACGTTCAGTACCAGCCCGGCCACAACCACGCGTCCCTCACCGAAACCAGCGAGGCGGACGGCAAGTGGCTGGTGGTGTTGTGCAAGTTCTCCAAGGATCGCTTCCTGCCCACCGGGCCATTGCACCCGGAGAACGATCAGTTGATCGACATTTCCGGTGAAGAAATGAAGCTGGTGCACGACGGCCCGGCCTTCGCCGAACCCCATGACTGCATTCTTGCGCGGCGCGACCAGATCAAGACCCAGAAAATCTGGAACCGCAACGATCCGTTCTTTGCCGGCACCGTGGAGTTGGCGAAGAAAGACGGCATCAACCTGGAAACCGACAACAAGGTCATCCGCGACGGCAACAAGGTCCGGGTGTACATGACCTCGATGGCGCCGGCCTATGGCCTGACGGAATTCACCGTCAAGCAGGGTAACGAGGTGACGGTGACGATCACCAACATCGACCAGATCGAGGACGTCAGCCATGGCTTTGTCATGACCAACCACGGTGTGAGCATGGAGATCAGCCCGCAACAGACCTCATCCATCACCTTCACCGCCGATAAGGCTGGCTTGCACTGGTACTACTGCAGTTGGTTCTGCCACGCCCTGCACATGGAAATGGTCGGGCGCATGTTGGTTGAAAAGGCCTGA